The following proteins are encoded in a genomic region of Nocardioides renjunii:
- a CDS encoding acetyl-CoA C-acetyltransferase yields MTGSDVSVLVAGARTPIGRLLGGLKDQTAADLGGVAIKGALEKAGVTGDQVDYVIMGQVIQAGAGQNPARTAAVKGGIPMTVPSITINKVCLSGLNAIALADQLVRAGECDIVVAGGMESMTNAPHFLPKSREGVKFGDVQLVDSMAYDALFDQFTSQAMGLLTEECNAAGANLTREEQDTFAAYSHQKAAVAWKNGVFADEVVPVEVPQRRGEPVVVSEDEGVRGDTTVESLAKLRPAFSKDGTVTAGSASQISDGAAAVVVMSKARAEELGLTWLAEIGAHGQVAGPDSTLQLQPAAATARACEKEGISPADLDLVEFNEAFAAVGISSARELGIEDAKVNVNGGAIALGHPVGMSGTRVVLTLALELKRRGGGVGAAALCGGGGQGDALIVRVPS; encoded by the coding sequence ATGACCGGATCCGACGTCTCCGTCCTCGTCGCGGGGGCACGTACGCCGATCGGCCGCCTGCTCGGCGGCCTCAAGGACCAGACGGCCGCCGACCTCGGTGGTGTCGCGATCAAGGGCGCCCTCGAGAAGGCGGGCGTCACCGGTGACCAGGTCGACTACGTGATCATGGGCCAGGTCATCCAGGCCGGCGCCGGGCAGAACCCGGCCCGCACGGCCGCGGTCAAGGGCGGCATCCCGATGACGGTGCCGTCGATCACCATCAACAAGGTGTGCCTGTCCGGTCTCAACGCCATTGCGCTGGCCGACCAGCTCGTGCGCGCGGGCGAGTGCGACATCGTCGTCGCGGGCGGCATGGAGTCGATGACCAACGCGCCCCACTTCCTGCCCAAGTCGCGCGAGGGCGTGAAGTTCGGCGACGTCCAGCTCGTCGACTCGATGGCCTACGACGCGCTCTTCGACCAGTTCACCTCCCAGGCCATGGGCCTGCTCACCGAGGAGTGCAACGCGGCCGGCGCCAACCTCACCCGCGAGGAGCAGGACACCTTCGCCGCCTACTCCCACCAGAAGGCCGCCGTCGCCTGGAAGAACGGCGTCTTCGCCGACGAGGTGGTCCCCGTCGAGGTGCCTCAGCGCCGGGGCGAGCCGGTCGTGGTCAGCGAGGACGAGGGTGTGCGCGGCGACACCACCGTGGAGTCGCTCGCCAAGCTGCGCCCGGCCTTCAGCAAGGACGGCACCGTGACCGCGGGCTCCGCGTCGCAGATCTCCGACGGCGCCGCCGCCGTCGTCGTGATGAGCAAGGCCAGGGCCGAGGAGCTCGGCCTGACCTGGCTCGCCGAGATCGGCGCGCACGGCCAGGTCGCCGGTCCCGACTCGACCCTCCAGCTCCAGCCTGCGGCCGCGACGGCCAGGGCGTGCGAGAAGGAGGGCATCTCGCCGGCCGATCTCGACCTCGTCGAGTTCAACGAGGCCTTCGCCGCCGTGGGCATCTCCTCGGCCCGCGAGCTGGGCATCGAGGACGCCAAGGTCAACGTCAACGGCGGTGCGATCGCGCTGGGCCACCCGGTCGGCATGTCCGGCACCCGTGTCGTGCTGACCCTCGCGCTCGAGCTCAAGCGCCGCGGAGGCGGCGTCGGTGCCGCCGCGCTGTGCGGCGGTGGCGGCCAGGGCGACGCCCTGATCGTCCGCGTCCCCTCCTGA
- the meaB gene encoding methylmalonyl Co-A mutase-associated GTPase MeaB, with product MGGRGAPAVPDLVARARQGDPAAVARLITLVEDASPLLREVMSALREHVGRAHVLGITGPPGVGKSTSTNALVAGMRRAGRRVGVLAIDPSSPFSGGALLGDRVRMGDHALDRDVFIRSMGARGHLGGLAWSTPQAVRVLDAAGCDVVVVETVGVGQSEVEVAGLADTTLVLVAPGMGDGIQAAKAGILEIGDLYVVNKADRDGADRTRRELRTMLSMADRPEGAWRPPVLRTVASTGTGIDEVLAEVDRHAAWLAESGGLARRRTARARREVEAIALAALRERWGGAGGRGDLDGLAGRVAAGDVDPYAAADELLAQD from the coding sequence GTGGGCGGACGGGGTGCCCCGGCGGTCCCCGACCTCGTCGCGCGTGCCCGTCAGGGCGACCCCGCCGCGGTCGCGCGACTGATCACGCTGGTCGAGGACGCCTCCCCGCTGCTGCGGGAGGTGATGTCGGCGCTGCGCGAGCACGTCGGCCGCGCGCACGTGCTGGGCATCACCGGGCCTCCCGGCGTCGGCAAGTCCACCTCGACCAACGCCCTCGTGGCCGGGATGCGCCGTGCCGGCCGGCGGGTGGGGGTGCTCGCCATCGACCCGTCGTCGCCGTTCTCCGGGGGAGCGCTGCTCGGTGACCGCGTGCGGATGGGCGACCACGCCCTCGACCGCGACGTCTTCATCCGCTCCATGGGTGCTCGCGGGCACCTGGGCGGGCTGGCCTGGTCGACGCCGCAGGCGGTGCGGGTGCTCGACGCCGCGGGCTGTGACGTGGTCGTCGTGGAGACGGTCGGCGTCGGGCAGAGCGAGGTCGAGGTCGCCGGCCTGGCCGACACCACCCTCGTGCTGGTGGCGCCCGGGATGGGCGATGGGATCCAGGCGGCCAAGGCCGGCATCCTGGAGATCGGTGACCTGTACGTCGTCAACAAGGCCGACCGCGACGGCGCCGACCGGACCCGCCGCGAGCTGCGGACGATGCTCTCGATGGCCGACCGGCCCGAGGGCGCGTGGCGACCGCCCGTGCTCCGGACCGTCGCCAGCACCGGCACGGGCATCGACGAGGTGCTGGCCGAGGTCGACCGGCACGCCGCCTGGCTCGCGGAGTCGGGCGGGCTCGCCCGTCGGCGTACGGCCCGGGCCCGCCGCGAGGTCGAGGCCATCGCGCTCGCCGCGCTCCGCGAGCGCTGGGGCGGGGCGGGTGGTCGGGGGGACCTCGACGGCCTGGCCGGCAGGGTGGCCGCCGGCGACGTCGACCCCTACGCGGCGGCCGACGAGCTCCTGGCTCAGGACTGA
- a CDS encoding SDR family oxidoreductase, whose product MTTSGSYDFTGYQVLVVGGTRGEGHTIASSFAASGASVTVTGTMMLRSLYDSDLSAFDYESVNLARQDSIDNLVGLVDHIDVLVLAASCHLPFGLPAGEQAFIAEAVRSGLLGPTFLTTRLRLKLSKSPALGGGCVVNTGAVRAWLELSSTPEAAHAQLVDTTARAGEQWAGLGVRVNSVTQAPRTVLPRQYAPSAPVGGSRVAGGTLVRTQQQRVGDAVADAALFLASSAASRITGHTLRIG is encoded by the coding sequence ATGACGACATCGGGGTCGTACGACTTCACGGGCTATCAGGTCCTCGTGGTCGGCGGCACGCGCGGCGAGGGCCACACCATCGCGTCGTCGTTCGCCGCCTCAGGTGCGTCCGTGACGGTCACCGGCACGATGATGCTGCGCTCCCTCTACGACAGCGACCTGTCGGCCTTCGACTACGAGTCGGTCAACCTCGCCCGGCAGGACTCGATCGACAACCTCGTCGGGCTCGTCGACCACATCGACGTGCTCGTGCTCGCCGCGTCGTGCCACCTGCCGTTCGGCCTCCCCGCTGGTGAGCAGGCCTTCATCGCCGAGGCGGTCCGCTCGGGCCTGCTCGGGCCGACCTTCCTCACCACCCGGTTGCGGCTCAAGCTCAGCAAGAGCCCGGCGCTCGGCGGCGGGTGCGTCGTCAACACCGGCGCCGTACGCGCCTGGCTGGAGCTGTCCTCGACCCCCGAGGCCGCGCACGCCCAGCTCGTCGACACGACCGCCCGCGCGGGCGAGCAGTGGGCCGGGCTCGGCGTCCGGGTCAACTCCGTCACGCAGGCGCCCCGCACCGTCCTGCCCCGCCAGTACGCCCCGTCGGCCCCCGTCGGCGGCAGCCGGGTCGCCGGGGGCACGCTCGTCCGCACCCAGCAGCAGCGGGTCGGCGACGCGGTCGCCGACGCCGCGCTCTTCCTCGCCAGCAGTGCCGCCTCCCGGATCACCGGGCACACGCTGCGCATCGGCTGA
- a CDS encoding GtrA family protein yields the protein MASRGAALLTRHRRNLTLLARFGAVGATGVVVNMLTLIVLRKLGPHFDDAVVAIGSSDYNLRWYHVYSTLAFLVANLANFQLNRTWTFRSTRAASWRSEYWPFLVVGLGGQVVGLALLTSLMHPGSPMSLPSSVFDDSSGLRSRLYWSQLIVIALVTPLSFVLNKMWTFAAVRGVGAVGVAPVPDAPAKPAVRVE from the coding sequence ATGGCCTCTCGGGGAGCAGCGCTGCTGACGCGCCATCGGCGCAACCTCACGCTGCTGGCCCGCTTCGGCGCGGTCGGAGCGACCGGCGTGGTCGTCAACATGCTCACGCTCATCGTGCTGCGCAAGCTCGGTCCCCACTTCGACGACGCGGTGGTCGCGATCGGCTCCTCGGACTACAACCTCCGCTGGTACCACGTGTACTCGACGCTCGCCTTCCTCGTCGCCAACCTCGCCAACTTCCAGCTCAACCGCACGTGGACCTTCCGGAGCACCCGGGCGGCGAGCTGGCGCTCGGAGTACTGGCCGTTCCTGGTCGTCGGCCTCGGCGGGCAGGTCGTCGGCCTGGCGCTGCTGACCTCGCTGATGCACCCCGGCTCGCCCATGAGCCTGCCCAGCAGCGTCTTCGACGACTCCTCGGGGCTGCGCAGCCGGCTCTACTGGTCGCAGCTGATCGTCATCGCCCTGGTCACGCCGCTGTCCTTCGTGCTCAACAAGATGTGGACCTTCGCCGCGGTCCGCGGCGTCGGCGCGGTGGGCGTCGCCCCCGTCCCGGACGCTCCGGCGAAGCCCGCCGTGAGGGTGGAGTGA
- a CDS encoding tetratricopeptide repeat protein codes for MTQQPFSRPGAIDLSGLGKPAPQAPQPAPRGAAPTQPGTPTGGGSSYTVLVDEQSFQGLLEQSMTAPVLLAFYSRTRMPESGQLADDLATVVEEHEGRYLLGLVDIDAVPQIAQAMQIPSIPLVVAVVDGRPMPLLQDALPIAELRTALTQVGQQLTAQGVTGRHQPRSVAAPAAEGDEEAVDPRYAPAQDALAEGDIDRAVAEYQKLVDANPADVEAAGGLAIAKVMQRTQGVDLAQARSAAADNPDDVDAQTLVADLDMLGGHVEDAFTRLVNLVARTADPERSKARDHLLGLFAAVGNDDPRVLAGRRNLASALF; via the coding sequence ATGACGCAGCAGCCGTTCAGCCGCCCAGGTGCCATCGACCTCTCCGGGCTGGGCAAGCCCGCCCCGCAGGCCCCGCAGCCCGCGCCCCGAGGCGCCGCCCCGACCCAGCCCGGTACGCCGACCGGTGGCGGGTCGTCGTACACCGTGCTCGTCGACGAGCAGAGCTTCCAGGGCCTGCTCGAGCAGTCGATGACGGCGCCGGTCCTCCTGGCGTTCTACTCCCGCACCCGGATGCCGGAGAGCGGGCAGCTCGCCGACGACCTCGCCACGGTCGTCGAGGAGCACGAGGGCCGCTACCTGCTCGGGCTGGTCGACATCGACGCGGTGCCGCAGATCGCGCAGGCGATGCAGATCCCGTCCATCCCGCTCGTGGTGGCCGTCGTGGACGGCCGGCCCATGCCGCTGCTGCAGGACGCGCTCCCGATCGCCGAGCTGCGCACGGCCCTGACCCAGGTCGGCCAGCAGCTCACCGCGCAGGGCGTCACCGGCCGGCACCAGCCGCGCTCGGTCGCGGCTCCCGCAGCCGAGGGTGATGAGGAGGCGGTGGACCCGCGCTACGCGCCCGCCCAGGACGCGCTCGCCGAGGGCGACATCGACCGCGCGGTCGCGGAGTACCAGAAGCTCGTGGACGCCAACCCGGCCGACGTCGAGGCGGCCGGCGGCCTCGCGATCGCCAAGGTCATGCAGCGCACCCAGGGCGTCGACCTCGCCCAGGCGCGCTCGGCCGCGGCCGACAACCCCGACGACGTCGACGCGCAGACGCTGGTGGCCGACCTCGACATGCTCGGCGGGCACGTCGAGGACGCCTTCACCCGGCTGGTCAACCTCGTCGCCCGCACCGCGGACCCCGAGCGGTCGAAGGCGCGCGACCACCTGCTCGGCCTGTTCGCCGCGGTCGGCAACGACGACCCGCGCGTGCTCGCGGGTCGACGCAACCTGGCCTCAGCGCTCTTCTGA
- the ppdK gene encoding pyruvate, phosphate dikinase, translating into MTWVYEFAEGSKDQKDLLGGKGANLAEMTRLGLPVPPGFTISTETCRAYLALKETGEGDEPEGLADEVSKHLAALEEAMGKKLGDAEDPLLVSVRSGAKFSMPGMMETVLNVGLNDVSVGGLAARSESERFALDSYRRLLQMFGGTVLHVDGERFSDALDEVKKAKGTESDLDLDADDLRGVVEAFKAIIAEDTGRDFPQDPREQMDLAIRAVFDSWNTDRARLYRRQERIPEDLGTAVNVQAMVFGNFGMDSGSGVAFTRDPASGAQGEYGDYLQNAQGEDVVAGIRNTVSLADMAEIDRQSHDDLLEIMTRLERHYRDMCDIEFTVERGKLWMLQTRVGKRTPEAAFRIAIHMVDEGLIQMDEAVLRVTGDQLAQLMFPRFDAEAERTLLAKGMNASPGAAVGKAVFDSDTAVAWAERGEDVILVRKETNPDDLRGMVAAQGILTSRGGKTSHAAVVARGMGRTCVCGAESLDVDTKAKQFTVRDGETVSEGDVISIDGTTGEVFAGAVPVADSVVVRHFEGEKLDDDLAHAVARIMAHADGARRLRIRTNADTPDDAARARRFGAQGIGLCRTEHMFLGERRELVEKLIVAEDEAGVEAALTELLPLQRQDFTEILEAMDGLPVTIRLLDPPLHEFLPDLTELSVEVALAEERGTVDEHDAALLKHVRRLHEQNPMLGLRGVRLGIQIPGLFRMQARAIAEAAADRMAAHGTPRPEIMVPLVASVRELEIVRHEIEEVIAEVEEAKGVALDISIGTMIELPRAAFLADRIAKAADFFSFGTNDLTQMAWGFSRDDVESSFFSRYFEHGIFDVSPFESLDQRGVGGMVEMGTAKGRETRPDLKVGVCGEHGGDPLSVHFFDRIGLNYVSCSPFRVPVARLEAGRSILEKRPSEER; encoded by the coding sequence ATGACCTGGGTCTACGAGTTCGCAGAGGGAAGCAAGGACCAGAAGGACCTCCTGGGCGGCAAGGGAGCCAACCTCGCCGAGATGACGCGCCTCGGCCTCCCGGTGCCGCCGGGCTTCACGATCTCGACCGAGACCTGCCGGGCCTACCTCGCCCTGAAGGAGACGGGCGAGGGCGATGAGCCCGAGGGCCTCGCGGACGAGGTCAGCAAGCACCTGGCCGCGCTCGAGGAGGCGATGGGCAAGAAGCTCGGCGACGCGGAGGACCCGCTGCTGGTCTCGGTGCGCTCCGGCGCGAAGTTCTCGATGCCCGGGATGATGGAGACGGTGCTCAACGTCGGGCTCAACGACGTCTCCGTCGGCGGCCTGGCGGCCCGCAGCGAGTCCGAGCGGTTCGCGCTGGACTCCTACCGCCGACTGCTGCAGATGTTCGGCGGCACCGTCCTGCACGTGGACGGCGAGCGGTTCTCCGACGCGCTCGACGAGGTGAAGAAGGCCAAGGGCACCGAGTCCGACCTCGACCTCGACGCCGACGACCTGCGTGGCGTGGTCGAGGCCTTCAAGGCGATCATCGCCGAGGACACGGGCCGCGACTTCCCCCAGGACCCGCGCGAGCAGATGGACCTCGCCATCCGCGCCGTCTTCGACTCGTGGAACACCGACCGCGCCCGGCTCTACCGCCGCCAGGAGCGGATCCCGGAGGACCTCGGCACGGCGGTCAACGTGCAGGCGATGGTCTTCGGCAACTTCGGCATGGACTCCGGCTCCGGCGTCGCCTTCACCCGTGACCCGGCCAGCGGCGCGCAGGGCGAGTACGGCGACTACCTGCAGAACGCGCAGGGCGAGGACGTCGTGGCCGGGATCCGCAACACCGTCTCCCTGGCCGACATGGCTGAGATCGACCGGCAGTCGCACGACGACCTGCTGGAGATCATGACGCGGCTCGAGCGCCACTACCGCGACATGTGCGACATCGAGTTCACCGTCGAGCGCGGCAAGCTGTGGATGCTCCAGACCCGCGTCGGCAAGCGCACGCCCGAGGCCGCGTTCCGGATCGCGATCCACATGGTCGACGAGGGCCTGATCCAGATGGACGAGGCGGTGCTGCGGGTCACCGGCGACCAGCTCGCCCAGCTGATGTTCCCCCGCTTCGACGCCGAGGCCGAGCGCACGCTGCTCGCGAAGGGCATGAACGCCTCCCCCGGCGCCGCCGTCGGCAAGGCCGTCTTCGACTCCGACACCGCGGTCGCGTGGGCCGAGCGCGGCGAGGACGTCATCCTCGTCCGCAAGGAGACCAACCCCGACGACCTGCGCGGCATGGTCGCAGCGCAGGGCATCCTCACCAGCCGCGGCGGCAAGACCTCGCACGCGGCCGTCGTGGCGCGCGGCATGGGGCGTACGTGCGTGTGCGGCGCAGAGTCCCTCGACGTCGACACCAAGGCCAAGCAGTTCACCGTCCGCGACGGAGAGACCGTCAGCGAGGGTGACGTCATCTCGATCGACGGCACCACCGGCGAGGTGTTCGCCGGCGCCGTCCCCGTCGCCGACTCGGTCGTCGTGCGCCACTTCGAGGGCGAGAAGCTCGACGACGACCTCGCGCACGCCGTGGCGCGGATCATGGCCCACGCCGACGGCGCCCGCCGGCTGCGGATCCGCACCAACGCCGACACCCCCGACGACGCCGCCCGCGCCCGGCGCTTCGGAGCCCAGGGCATCGGGCTGTGCCGCACCGAGCACATGTTCCTCGGCGAGCGCCGCGAGCTGGTCGAGAAGCTCATCGTCGCCGAGGACGAGGCCGGCGTGGAGGCCGCGCTCACCGAGCTGCTCCCCCTGCAGCGCCAGGACTTCACCGAGATCCTCGAGGCCATGGACGGCCTGCCGGTCACCATCCGGCTGCTCGACCCGCCGCTGCACGAGTTCCTGCCCGACCTCACCGAGCTGAGCGTCGAGGTGGCGCTGGCCGAGGAGCGGGGCACGGTCGACGAGCACGACGCAGCGCTCCTCAAGCACGTCCGGCGCCTCCACGAGCAGAACCCGATGCTGGGCCTGCGCGGCGTGCGCCTCGGCATCCAGATCCCCGGCCTGTTCCGGATGCAGGCCCGCGCGATCGCCGAGGCGGCGGCGGACCGCATGGCCGCCCACGGCACGCCGCGCCCGGAGATCATGGTGCCGCTGGTGGCGAGCGTGCGAGAGCTGGAGATCGTCCGCCACGAGATCGAGGAGGTCATCGCCGAGGTCGAGGAGGCCAAGGGCGTCGCGCTCGACATCTCGATCGGCACGATGATCGAGCTTCCCCGGGCCGCGTTCCTCGCCGACCGGATCGCCAAGGCCGCCGACTTCTTCTCCTTCGGCACCAACGACCTCACCCAGATGGCGTGGGGCTTCTCCCGCGACGACGTCGAGTCGTCGTTCTTCTCGCGCTACTTCGAGCACGGGATCTTCGACGTCTCGCCGTTCGAGTCGCTGGACCAGCGCGGCGTCGGCGGCATGGTCGAGATGGGAACGGCGAAGGGCCGCGAGACCCGGCCCGACCTCAAGGTCGGCGTGTGCGGCGAGCACGGCGGTGACCCGCTGTCGGTGCACTTCTTCGACCGCATCGGGCTCAACTACGTCTCGTGCTCGCCGTTCCGGGTGCCGGTCGCCCGTCTCGAGGCCGGCCGCTCCATCCTCGAGAAGCGGCCCTCAGAAGAGCGCTGA
- a CDS encoding NUDIX hydrolase, protein MGDLIDVTTVAEGVARIQWQGEPTVDALRREVATALVEHSRVEALVPLDDRGAQRAATWAGLLKEGVSRGLTVDGEVADRVVYARVRDDQPVDQPEGFRSLLNSFLPRKRAISQMLARDPEGRVLLCQLTYKRDWDLPGGVVEVGESPRLAVQREVEEELGLVIEPGDLVLTDWLPPWGGWDDAVCLVFDGGTHEPTVLADVVMQEREIRDVRFCTLDEVDELAADFTARRVRAAVSGAQPYTESGR, encoded by the coding sequence GTGGGTGACCTGATCGACGTGACGACCGTGGCCGAGGGCGTGGCCCGGATCCAGTGGCAGGGCGAGCCGACGGTCGACGCGCTGCGTCGCGAGGTCGCGACGGCACTCGTCGAGCACAGCCGCGTCGAGGCGCTGGTGCCGCTCGACGACCGCGGCGCGCAGCGCGCGGCGACGTGGGCGGGCCTGCTCAAGGAAGGCGTGAGCCGCGGGCTCACCGTGGACGGCGAGGTCGCCGACCGCGTCGTGTACGCCCGGGTGCGCGACGACCAGCCGGTGGACCAGCCGGAGGGGTTCCGGTCGCTGCTCAACTCGTTCCTGCCCCGCAAGCGCGCCATCTCGCAGATGCTCGCGCGCGATCCCGAGGGCCGGGTCCTGCTGTGCCAGCTGACCTACAAGCGGGACTGGGACCTGCCCGGCGGGGTCGTGGAGGTCGGCGAGTCGCCCCGGCTGGCCGTGCAGCGCGAGGTCGAGGAGGAGCTCGGCCTCGTCATCGAGCCCGGCGACCTCGTGCTCACCGACTGGCTGCCCCCGTGGGGCGGCTGGGACGACGCGGTCTGCCTGGTCTTCGACGGGGGCACGCACGAGCCCACCGTCCTCGCGGACGTGGTGATGCAGGAGCGCGAGATCCGCGACGTGCGGTTCTGCACCCTCGACGAGGTCGACGAGCTCGCCGCCGACTTCACGGCCCGCCGCGTCCGCGCGGCCGTGTCCGGCGCTCAGCCGTATACGGAGTCCGGTCGCTGA
- the glgB gene encoding 1,4-alpha-glucan branching protein GlgB: MHLIGEGRHEELWTVLGAQVTDVGTSFRVWAPNALEVQVAGEWAGWDGSAHPMTKLDGSGVWHVHVDGVGVGAQYKYRLRGADGQWGDRADPLAQFAEKPPSSASIVWRSEHEWGDDAWLEARRGKKPVEEAMSVYEVHLASWRKHYSGELYSWDEIADALVPYVSDLGFTHVELMPVMQHPFGGSWGYHVTSYFAADSRFGDPDGLKRLIDRLHQAGVGVILDWVPGHFATDEWALARFDGTPLYEDPNPQRGWHKEWGSHIFNFGRNEVRNFLYANAVFWLEEYHADGLRVDGVASMLYLDYAREDGEWSPNKHGGRENLEAVQFLQEMNATVYKRVPGIVTIAEESTAWPGVTGPTSQGGLGFGFKWNMGWMHDSLDYVAKDPLYRSHHHGAMTFSLVYAYAENYVLPISHDEVVHGKGSLLRKMPGDRWKQLANLRAYLAYMWAHPGKQLLFMGCEFGQESEWAESRELDWWLLEHPEHAGVHAMVRDMNAAYAASGALWGRDSDPAGFAWIDANDAGRNVFSFVRKAPGHPDLVCVANFAGTPHEGYRLGLPSEGTWSEVLNTDAEVYHGSGVGNLGSITATAGDHLGQPAYADIVVPPLATVWFRRDA; the protein is encoded by the coding sequence CTGCACCTCATCGGCGAGGGGCGGCACGAGGAGCTGTGGACCGTCCTCGGCGCCCAGGTCACCGACGTGGGCACGTCGTTCCGTGTCTGGGCCCCCAACGCGCTCGAGGTCCAGGTCGCCGGCGAGTGGGCCGGCTGGGACGGCTCGGCGCACCCCATGACGAAGCTCGACGGCTCGGGCGTGTGGCACGTCCACGTCGACGGCGTCGGGGTGGGCGCGCAGTACAAGTACCGCCTGCGCGGCGCCGACGGGCAGTGGGGCGACCGGGCCGACCCGCTCGCCCAGTTCGCCGAGAAGCCGCCGAGCTCGGCGTCGATCGTGTGGCGCTCCGAGCACGAGTGGGGCGACGACGCGTGGCTCGAGGCCCGGCGCGGCAAGAAGCCGGTCGAGGAGGCCATGTCGGTCTACGAGGTGCACCTCGCCTCGTGGCGCAAGCACTACTCCGGCGAGCTCTACTCGTGGGACGAGATCGCCGACGCGCTGGTGCCGTACGTCTCCGACCTCGGCTTCACGCACGTGGAGCTCATGCCGGTGATGCAGCACCCGTTCGGCGGCTCGTGGGGCTACCACGTCACCTCCTACTTCGCCGCGGACTCGCGCTTCGGCGACCCCGACGGGCTCAAGCGCCTCATCGACCGGCTCCACCAGGCCGGCGTCGGCGTCATCCTCGACTGGGTGCCCGGCCACTTCGCCACCGACGAGTGGGCGCTGGCCCGCTTCGACGGGACGCCGCTCTACGAGGACCCCAACCCCCAGCGTGGCTGGCACAAGGAGTGGGGCTCCCACATCTTCAACTTCGGGCGCAACGAGGTCCGCAACTTCCTCTACGCCAACGCGGTGTTCTGGCTCGAGGAGTACCACGCCGACGGCCTCCGCGTGGACGGCGTCGCCTCGATGCTCTACCTCGACTACGCCCGCGAGGACGGCGAGTGGTCGCCCAACAAGCACGGCGGGCGGGAGAACCTCGAGGCCGTGCAGTTCCTGCAGGAGATGAACGCCACGGTCTACAAGCGGGTGCCCGGCATCGTCACCATCGCCGAGGAGTCCACGGCGTGGCCGGGCGTCACCGGGCCGACCAGCCAGGGCGGCCTCGGGTTCGGCTTCAAGTGGAACATGGGCTGGATGCACGACTCGCTCGACTACGTCGCCAAGGACCCGCTCTACCGCAGCCACCACCACGGCGCGATGACGTTCTCCCTCGTCTACGCCTACGCGGAGAACTACGTCCTGCCCATCAGCCACGACGAGGTCGTGCACGGCAAGGGCTCGCTGCTGCGCAAGATGCCCGGGGACCGCTGGAAGCAGCTGGCCAACCTGCGGGCCTACCTCGCCTACATGTGGGCCCACCCCGGCAAGCAGCTGCTGTTCATGGGCTGCGAGTTCGGCCAGGAGTCCGAGTGGGCCGAGAGCCGCGAGCTGGACTGGTGGCTGCTCGAGCACCCCGAGCACGCCGGCGTCCACGCCATGGTGCGCGACATGAACGCCGCCTACGCCGCGTCCGGGGCCCTCTGGGGCCGCGACAGCGACCCCGCCGGCTTCGCGTGGATCGACGCCAACGACGCGGGCCGCAACGTCTTCTCGTTCGTGCGGAAGGCACCCGGCCACCCCGACCTGGTCTGCGTGGCCAACTTCGCCGGCACCCCGCACGAGGGCTACCGCCTCGGCCTCCCGTCGGAGGGCACGTGGTCGGAGGTCCTCAACACCGACGCGGAGGTCTACCACGGCTCCGGCGTGGGCAACCTCGGCTCGATCACCGCCACCGCGGGCGACCACCTCGGCCAGCCGGCGTACGCCGACATCGTGGTGCCGCCGCTCGCCACGGTGTGGTTCCGCCGGGACGCCTGA